Part of the Actinomycetota bacterium genome, TCCCGGCCCTTGTGAAGGCGGCGGCGGGGGGCGGAGGCAAGGGCATGCGACGCGTCGAGTGTGTCGAGGAACTCGAAGCAGCGATCGCCGCCGCCGGCGGTGAGGCGCTGAGGAACTTCGGTGACGGCACCCTCTACCTGGAGCGGCTTGTCAGCCCGGCGCGACACGTGGAGGTACAAGTCTTCGGTGACCGTCACGGTCACGTCATCCATCTCTTCGAGCGGGAGTGCTCGATCCAGCGGCGCCACCAGAAGATCATCGAGGAGGCGCCGGCCCCCGGGCTGGATGGCGCGCTGCGCGACTCCCTCCTCTCCGCCGCCGTGTCCTTGGCCGAATCCCTCGACTACGAGAACGCGGGAACCGTCGAGTTCGTCGTCGGCGGAGGCGGCTTCGCGTTCATCGAGATGAACACGAGGCTTCAGGTGGAGCATCCCGTCACCGAGGAGATCACCGGACTCGACCTGGTGGAATGGCAGCTGCGCGTGGCCCGCGGCGAACCTCTCCCTGCCACCCAGGACCAGGTGCGTCACCGGGGACACGCCATCGAGGCCCGCCTCTACGCAGAGGATCCCGCCACCGGGTGGGCACCGGGAGCGGGTCGCATGGTCCGGTACCGGCGTGGGCCGGGCCTCGCCCGGTACGAGGAGTCACTGCGCTCCGGCACGGTGATCTCTCCGTACTACGACCCGATGATCGCCAAGGTGATCTCACACCGTGCCACACGATCCGACGCCGCTGCGGTTCTCGCCTCGGAGTTGGAGGCCATGCACCTGCACGGTCCCGTGACCAACCGCGATTTCCTCGTCGCCACGCTGCGTCATTCCGCCTTCCTCGAAGGATCCACGACCACCGACTTCATCGAGAACCACCCCGGTCTGCTCGATGCCGGGCCCGATGACGCCACCCGCACGATCCATCTTGCCGCTGCCCTCTGGGCCCGCATCCTGAGCAACCGCGACGGTGACCGGCACTGGGGTCTCGCCCCGGCCCACTGGCGCAATGTCGCGGCAGAGCGACCCTTCATCATCATCGACGGACGTCGTGTCGAGTACGTCGTGCAGGAGGACCGCCTCGTCATGGCGATCGACGGTGCACAAGATCTCGAGGCCACGATTCGCGACGGCGGCGTCACCGTCGTCGAGATCGACGGTGTGTCCACGCCATGCGTGGTTCACCTCGAAGGGGAGAACCTCTGGGTCAACTCGCCCCGAGGCCAGTCACTCTTCGTCGAACAACCTCGCTTCGAGGCGCACGACCCGACGTTCGTCGCCGGGGGACCGATGTCCCCGATCCCGGGAACGGTCACGGCGGTCCTGGTGTCGGTGGGCGACGAGGTCGACGAACACAGCGACCTGGTGATGATCGAAGCCATGAAAATGGAGCACCGCATCCGTGCTCGCGGTCCTGCGGTCGTGGTCGAGGTACTGGTCGCTCCCGGCGATCAGGTCGACGCGGGGACGCTCCTGGTCCGTCTCGAGGAGAAGGAGTGAGCATGCGGCCCATCCGCATCGCAAACATCTCCGGCATGTTCGGCGATCGCCCTTCCGCCGCGCTGGAAATGTTGCAGGGAGGCGACGTCGACGTCCTCTCCGGCGACTGGCTGGCGGAGCTGACCATGCTGATCATGGCCCGGACGCGAATGCGGCGGCCCGATGGAGGCTACGGACGTACCTTCGTCGCCCAGATGGAGCAGATCATGGGCACCGTGCTCGATCGCGAGGTGAAGGTCGTGGTGAACGCCGGCGGCCTCGACCCTCTCGGCTGTGCAGAAGCCGTCCGAGAGGTCGGCAACCGTCTCGGGCTCGCTCCCACGGTGGCTGCGATCACCGGCGACGACCTCTCCGGCCGCCTCGGGGATCTTGCCGCCGCAGGGGCATCGTTCATCAACCTCGACACCGGAGAACCGCTCGACGACAAAACGGACAGGATCCTCACCGCCAATGCCTATCTCGGAGGCTGGGGGATCGCCTCGGCACTCCGCCACGGCGCAGACATCGTGGTGACCGGCAGGGTCACCGACGCCTCGCTCGCCGTCGGCCCCGCGGCCTGGTGGCACGAATGGGCGAGGGACGATTGGGATGCACTGGCGGGAGCGGTCGTGGCCGGCCACGTGATCGAGTGCTCGATGCAGGCGACCGGCGGCAACTTCTCGTTCTTCGACGAGGTACCCGACCTCGACTATCCCGGCTTCCCCTGGGTGGAGATCGCGGCTGACGGGTCGAGCGTGGTCGGTATCCATGAGGGTGCCGGCGGCGAGGTGTCGATCCCGACGGTGACCTCGCAGCTTCTCTACGAGATCGGGAGTCCCGAGTACGACAACGCAGACGTCACCGCGCGTTTCGACTCTATCGAGATCGAGGAGATCGCTCCGAACCGCGTCAGACTCTCCGGGATCAAGGGGCAGCCGCCGCCGCGGACCCTCAAGGTGGCTGCCGCCTACGCGGGCGGTTTCCGCAACACGATGATGATCGGCCTGACAGGCCTCGACGCCGAAGCCAAGGCAGACCTCTTCTGCCGCCAGTTCTGGCGGGCATGCCCATGGGATCCTGAGGACTATGAGGAGGTGCGCACCACGCTCATCGGCCGGGGCGAACAAGATCCGTCGTCGAACGCCGCCGCCGTCTCCTACCTGGAGATCGCGGTGCGCGACCCGGACGAGGAGAAGGTGGGCCGCTCATGGGCGGACACGGTGGTGCACATCGCGCTCGGCTCGATCCCCGGTCTGTTCGGCGTGTGGCCGCCCCGGAAGGCCTCTCCCTACGCCATCTACTGGCCGACCCTGATCGATCGAGATGCGGTCACCGACGTTGTTCATCTCGGTGAGAGATCCTTCACCGTACCCGAAACCGATCCCGGCGAGCGGTTCACCGTGACCGTGGAAGCACCCCGGCTGCCCTCTCCGCCGTCGGGGTCCCTGGTACGGGTCCCCCTGGGACGAGTCGTCGGGACACGGTCGGGCGACAAGGGTGGCAGCGCCAACCTGGGAGTGTTCACTCGAACCGATGACGGTTACCCCTGGCTCGCAGCATTCCTCACCATCGACCGTCTCGTCGATCTGCTCCCCGACCTCGTCGAATACGAGATCGACAGGTACGAACTGCCCCGCCTGCGAGCCCTCAACTTCGTCGTTCACGGCATCCTCGACGAAGGCGTCGGCTCCTCCCTGCGCTTCGACGCACAGGCGAAGGGTCTCGGCGAGTACCTCCGAGCCAAGTGGATCGAGGTGCCCGCGGCCCTGACGGCGCCGCAAGATCGAAACCAGACCGACCGAGAGCCCGGTCGGTGACCAAGGACCGATGTCAGGAGACCCCATGCCATTCACCGAAGATCATCACCACTTCCGACGGGTCGTCCGGGAGTTCGTCGAGCAGGAGATCAATCCCAACGTCGAGGGCTGGGAGGCGGAGGGGATGATGCCCCTCCACGACGTCTTCTCGGTGATGGGCGACCTCGGATTCCTCGGCCTCGAGTACGACCCGGAGTTCGGCGGTCAAGGCGCAGACCATTTCTTCACCGTCGTTCTCTCCGAAGAGTTCGGTCGAGCGGACCACGGCAGCATCGGGATGGCGCTCGGGGTGCAGGTCGCGATGGCGACACCGTCCCTGCACCGTTACGGATCTCCCGCATTGAAGCAGCGGTACCTGGCCCCGGCCCTACGCGGCGAGATGGTGGCGGCAATCGCGGTCACCGAGCCGGACGCAGGTTCCGATGTGGCCGCCATCCGCACCAGGGCGGAACGTTTCGGTGACGAGTGGGTGATCAACGGATCCAAGATGTTCATCACCAATTCGCTTCAGGCGGACTGGCTCTGCCTTCTCGCCCGCACCTCTGATGAATCCGGGTACCAGGGGATGAGTCAGATCATCGTTCCCACCGCCATCGAGGGCGTCGAGGTTTCGCGCAAACTGGACAAGCTCGGGATGCACGCTTCTGATACGGCACCGATCACCTTCACCGACGCGAGGGTCCCCGTCGACCACACGCTTGGCATCGAAGGGATGGGATTCCAGCAGCAGATGGCACAGTTCGTCGAGGAGCGGATGTGGGCTGCGTACTCGTCGGTCGGCTCCATGGAGCGCGCCCTCGCCCGCACCTCCGCGTACCTCAAGCAGCGACACGTGTTCGGAAAGCCGCTGAGTCGCAATCGCTACCTGACATACAAGCTTGCAGAGTTGGCCGCCGAGGTGGACCTGCTCAAGTACTACAACTACGCCTGTGCCGAGGCCTTCGCCCGGGGCGAGGACACGACACGATTCGCCACCATCGCCAAGTACAAGTCGGGCAGGCTGATCAGGGAGGTCGCCGACTGGTGCCTCCAGTTCCACGGTGGGACCGGGTACATGGAAGAGACCTGGACCACCCGTTTTCTGCGGGACTCCCGTCTCGGCGGTATCGGCGGGGGAGCGGACGAGGTGATGCTCGACATCCTCTCCCGCATCGACGGCTTTGCCGGGTGACCTGATGCCACCGAACGACCTCAGAGCACGGCGAGAAGACGAGATCGCTCGCGGCGCGTTGAAACTCTTCCTGGACAAGGGATTCCACGCCACTTCGGTCCGCGAGATCGCAGCGGCCTCCAACCTCTCCATGGGCGGTCTCTACGAATACATCGAGTCGAAAGGCGATGTTCTGTGGCTCGTCTACCGCCACCTCCTCACAGGCCTCGAAGCTGCGGTCCCCTCCTCGGCCTCCGGTGAGGACCTGGAGGCGACGCTCGCCGCACTCATCGCGGCGACGACCGAGCACGCCGCCGAAGTACAGCTCATGTACAGGGAGGCGGGTGCTCTCGACCCGGCGGATCGGGAGCGGCTCGCCGTCTCCGAGCGGGAGCAGGCAGGTCGGCTTGCCGCCATGGTCGAGGACGGGATCGCATCGGGGCATCTGGCCGGGAACGACCCGGAACTCGTCGCTCACCTCCTCATGTTCCTCACCGCGTTCTATCCCCTCCGGCGCTGGCTGCTGCGGCACCGCGCCGACCTCGATGCGGGCACCGTCGCCCGATCCGTGGCCCGCATCGTCGTGCACGGCCTGCGTGCCCGCTCCGGTGTGGACTCTTCCTGAGCGACCGGAGTGCGGTCGTCGCCGGTTCCCGACACGACGCGGCCGATCGTGTCGGCGCTGCTGTCGGTTCGTTGCGCAAAGTCGGCGAGCGAGCGCCACGATTCGCGGCGAGGGCGGCATCCACCATGGTGTTCCCCGGATCTCGGTGAGGTTGCGAAGCTTGCCACCACGTGCGGCTCCAAGGGTGACCGTGGTGACGAGAACGAGGAGCATCCACGGCAGAGGCGCACCGTGATCGGTGTGCTTCCTTGGGCGACCCTCTGGAATGTCCGGATTGGTTAGTGTTTCGCGAAGCCGCGAGAAGGAGGGTCTGTGTGATCGGTTACGAGGTGTCCGACGGTGTTGCGACGATCACGATCGATGACCCTGAGCGACGGAACCCGTTGTCGAATGAGGCGGTCCGGGAGTTGAAGGAAACCATCTGCCGGGCAGGGGACGATGCCGACGTGCGGGTGCTCGTGATCACCGGCGCCGGAGAGAGAGTCTTCTCCGCGGGTGGCGACCTCGCCGGTGGTTTTGTGGACTCGCCGGTCGCGGCGCATGCCTCCCGTGGCGAGTTCGCCGACCTGTTGCGGGCGATGATGACCCTTCCCAAGCCCATCGTGGGCCGTGTGAACGGTGCGGCGATCGGCGGCGGTTTCGGTGTTGCAGCAGCGTGCGACATCACGATCGTTGTCGACGACGCGAAGCTGGGAACACCCGAGATAAGCCTCGGATTATGGCCCATGATGATCTCTGCGGTGCTGTTCCCGCTCATGCCGCGCAAACGTCTCTTGCACATGATGATGACGGGACAACTCATCTCGGGGGAAGAGGCCGTAGAACTCGGGATCGCGACCCTCGGTGTGCCCCGAGAGCGACTCGATGTGGTGGTCGATGCCACCGTCGCGAAGCTCAAGGAGATGCCTTCCGGCGCGCTCGCACTTGGAAAACGGGCGTTCTACGCGACGGCGTCGATGGATCCCGACACCGCGCTCGACAATCTGCACATCGGGCTCACCGCCGTGTCGTTCACGGACGATGCCGCCGAGGGGGTGGCTGCGTTCCTGGAGCGTCGCGGCCCCACCTGGACGGGCCGGTAGCAGTAGCGGCACCCTGTGCCGAGTCCGGTACCGGGTGTGGCCGACGAAGCGAGCCCGGCAGCCCGCCGGAACATCTGGCAAGGGTGACGACGCCGTGCAGCCTCCCGATCGTGTGCTGCGAGCCGATGACGGGGAGGAAGATAGGGAAGTTTCCCCGACATGGTTCCGGGGCGCTTGCTATCGTCGCCGCATCCTCGGTGGGAGGGAATAGGGTTTGCTTGAGGTCGCCAACTTGGAGGTGGTCTACCACGACGTCATTCTGGTCGTGCGCGGCATCTCGTTCGAAGTCGGCGAAAGCCAGATCGTTGCCCTTCTGGGAGCGAACGGTGCCGGCAAGACGACCGTTCTGAGAGCCATGTCCGGGCTGCTCGATGTCTGCGACGGCAAGATCACGAAGGGCAGGATCACGGTCGATGGTGAGCCCATCCATCGAGCGGAGGCTCCGAGTATCGTGCGCAAAGGTGTGACCCAGGTGATGGAGGGACGCCGGATCTTCGCCGAGTTCACGGTGGAAGAGAACTTACGTGTCGGAGGGCACACGTCGCACGGCAACCTCGAAGAGCGCCTGGATCGCGTCTTCGGCCTGTTTCCCCTGCTGAAGGAGCGCCGCAAACTCGTCGCGGGGTATCTCTCCGGTGGAGAGCAGCAGATGCTGGCGATGGGAAGGGCTCTGATGTCCGACCCGAAGTACCTTCTGCTCGACGAACCGAGCCTCGGTCTGGCTCCGCTCCTCGTTCAGCAGGTCCGAGACCTCATTGTCGAGATCAACCGCCAAGGAACGGGGATCCTGCTCGTGGAGCAGAACGCGGCGATGGCGTTGTCGATCGCGGACCACGGCTACATCATGGAGACGGGGAAGATCGTGATGGACAAGCCCGCGTCCGAACTGATGCAGGACGAGGATGTCCAGGAGTTCTACCTGGGTCTTCGCGGCTCGGGAGGAGAGCACAAGTCGTTTCGAGACGTCAAGCATTACAAGCGGAGGAAGCGGTGGCTGTCATGACCGGCCGGCTCCTCGAAGTCACAGGCCTGCAGCTCAGTTTTGCCGGAATCAGAGCGCTGGACGATATCGGGTTCTCTGTCGGTGACGGTGAGCTGTTCGCCATCATCGGTCCGAACGGAGCCGGAAAGACCTCCATCTTCAACTGTCTCAACGGCGTGTACCGGCCACAGCAGGGGTCCATACGGCTGCGAGGCACGGAACTGATCGGCAAGCGACCGTACCGCATCGCGGGCCTCGGCATCGCCCGCACGTTCCAGAACATCGAACTCTTCGAAAACCTCACGGTGCTGGAGAACATCCTGCTCGGAAGACATCTTCACGTTCGATACGGAACTCTGTCTGCAATGGCGTGGATCGGCAGGGCGCAACGCCAGGAGGATCTGCATCGTGAGCGCGCCGAGGAGATCATCGACTTCCTCGAGATCGAAGCGTACCGCAGGAGCCTCGTCGGAGTGCTTCCCTACGGTGTGCAGAAGCGGGTGGAGCTCGGACGCGCGCTTGCCATGGACCCGGCGTTGCTGCTTCTCGACGAGCCGGCTGCGGGGATGAACCTCGAGGAGACCGAAGACATGGCTCGCTTCATCCTCGACATCCAGGAGGAGTTGGGGATCGCGATGATCCTCGTCGAGCACGACATGGGTCTGGTGATGGATATTGCAGACCGCATCATGGTGCTCGACTTTGGGAGGAAGATCGCCGAGGGAACACCGGCCGAGGTGCAGCGTGATCCCGAGGTGATCAGGGCGTACCTCGGTGAGGAATTCGAGCGGGGCGATCTGAAGTCGGCCGAAGAGCGTTCGACCGGAGGTGGCACGTGACGGCCAGTATCCCCGAGATGCTGCGTGAGGTTGCCGGCGCCATACCGGACAAGGTGGCTCTGCGAGAAAAAGAACTCGGGATCTGGCAGGAGACGACCTATGCCGGCTACTGGGATCTCGTCTCGACGGTCGGCATGGCGCTGTGGGCGCTCGGGGTGCGTTCCGGTGACAAGGTTGCGATTCACTCCGAGAACCGTATCGCGTGGGTCGTCACCGACCTTGCCGCGCAGGGTATCCAGGCGGTGTCGGTCGGGCTGTATCCGACGAACCCTCCTACCGAGGTCGAGTATCTCCTGGGCCATTCGGAAGCCAAGGTGCTGATCGCCGAGGACCAGGAACAGGTGGACAAGGCCCTCGAAGTGAGGGAGAGGCTGCCGAACCTCGAACGGATCGTGTATGTCGAACCGAGAGGCGTGAGTACGTATCGCGATCCGATCCTTCTGTCGTGGGAGGACTTCCTGACGCTGGGGCGTAAGCAGCGCGAAGAGACACCGGCGCTCTTCGACGAACTCGTCGACGGTATCGACTCGCACTCCACGGCAACGATCGTGTACACATCGGGCACAACGGGTCCGCCCAAGGGGGCGATGCTGTCGCACGACAATCTGCTCTGGACAGCCAGACGTGCGGAACGGATCATCTCGGGAACCCGGCCCGTCAAGGATGCGGAGTTCCTCTCCTATCTGCCACTGTGCCATGTCTTCGGGCGGCTCTATGACCTCCTCGGAGCGATCGCGATGCGGGCGACGGTCAACTTCGCCGAGTCCATCGACACCCTCGTGAACGACCTGGCGGAGGTTCAACCGACCTACTTTCCGGCACCGCCGCGTATCTGGGAGAAGATGAAGGCAGCCGCCGAGATCCGGATGGCGGACGCGAGTTTCCTCAAGCGGACCCTGTATGGCGTGTTCATAAAAGCCGGATATCGCAATGTCGATCGTGTCATGAGGAAAGGCTCCAGGGGAGTCGTCGGAACGTTGACACAGGGTCTCGGATGGTTGTTCGTGTTTCGAGCTCTCCGCAAGAAGTTGGGGATGGGCAAGTGCCGGCAGGCGATCAGTGGAGCTGCGCCGATCGCGCCGGAGTTGCTGCAATTCTTCATGGCACTCGGAGTACCGATCTTCGAGGGGTGGGGGATGACCGAGACGACGGCATTGGGCACCGTCAACCCCGCGAACGATGTAAAGCTCGGCACGATCGGGAAGCCGCTCGATGAGATCGATCTCAAACTGGGTGACGACGGCGAGATCCTCATCCGTCATCCCGGCATCTTCCAGGGCTATTTCAAGAATCCCGAAGCAACCGAAGCTGCGTTGGAGGATGGGTGGCTCCACACGGGGGACGTCGGGGAGTGGGTCGGAGACCACATGCGGATCATCGACCGCAAGAAAGACATCATCATCACCGCCGGCGGCAAGAACATCTCTCCGTCGGAGATAGAGAACAAGCTCAAGGTCTCGCCGTATGTGAAGGAGGCGATGGTGATCGGGGACAAGCGCAAGTTCATCAGCGCCCTCATCGGCATCGAGTTCGACACGGTGGCGAACTGGGCGCAGCGCAAGGGCATCACGTTCACGACGTATCGAGATCTGTCGGAGAAGCCCGAGGTCATCGAGCTGATCCGAAAGGAAGTCGACCGTGTGAATCGCGACTTCGCCAGGGTCGAGCAGATCAAGAAGTTCCGTCTCATGCCCAAGGAACTCGACCACGATCAGGGTGAGCTGACCGCGACACTGAAGGTCAAACGCAAGGTGGTCGAGGGGCTGTTCGAGGACCTGATCGAGGAGATGTACACATGACTCAGTTCCTGCAAGCAACCGTGGCAGGTCTCTCCCTTGCCTCGATCTATGCCCTCCTCGCACTCGGGTTCGTCATCATCTTCAAGTCCACCCAGGTGCTCAGCTTCGCCCACCCTGCCCTGATGATCTTTGGTGCCTACTTCGTGTCCTATTTCGCGGTCACGGTGGGAATCAACTTCTGGCTCGCACTCGCGATCGGCATTTTCCTCACCGCGTTGCTCGGAGCCGTGATCGAGCGAGTCACACTGCGGCCCCTCGTCGGCAAACCGCTGTTCTCGCTCGCGATTCTGACTATCGGCCTCGATATCGCCATCCGCGTCGTCGTCGACGATCTCATCGGAGTGAACCTGCGCGGTGTCGGCGACCCGTGGGGTTTCAACAGCATACGGATGGGTAACGTGGTGATCGAGACACGGGTGATCGCCATGTTCGTCGCTGCGGTGGTCGTCGCCGTGGCACTACTCGCATTCTTCAAGTACTCCAGGGTCGGTTTGGCCATGCGCGCGACGGCCGCAGACCAAGAGGTGGCTCTTGCGCAGGGAATCAATGTGCATCAGATCTTCGCACTGGCCTGGATACTCGGAGGCGCACTCGCCGCGATTGCCGGCATGTTCGCCGCCTCGGGCGCTGCCGGGCTGAGCCAGAGCAACTGGATCGTCGCGCTGAAGGCACTCCCCGCGATCGTCGTCGGGGGCCTCGACTCGGTTCACGGGGCCATCGTCGGGGCGCTCATCATCGGGCTGGCCGAGGGATACAGTGCCACCTACCAGGCCCAGTACCTGCCGTGGCTGGGTAGCAACTTCAGCCAGGTGGTCCCGTATCTCGTGATGCTCATCGTGCTGCTGATCAAACCGTACGGGCTGTTCGGTACCGAGGAGGTGGAACGGGTGTGAGAGGACGACCGAACCTCCACAGCTCCTATCGATCCGATGGGGCGATCCTGTCGACCTCCACACAGAAGGTTGCGTTTGCCGTCGGCCTGGGAGCGGTCATCGTTCTTCCGTTCCTCGGTCTCTCCCGGACGTGGCTGATCCTTCTGGCAACCACCTTCGTGGCGGCGATCGGAGCCATCGGGCTCAACCTCGTGACCGGCTACGCGGGACAGATCTCGCTTGGTCACGCCTTCTTCCTCGGTATCGGAGCGTATGTGGGTGCCGCGCTCTCCGGCGATCCGAGCGCGAGCGTGATCGGGCTCGGTCTCGACATGCTCATCTGGCTGCCGGCGGCGGGTCTCGTCGCAGCCGCGGCAGGCGTG contains:
- a CDS encoding ABC transporter ATP-binding protein; translated protein: MLEVANLEVVYHDVILVVRGISFEVGESQIVALLGANGAGKTTVLRAMSGLLDVCDGKITKGRITVDGEPIHRAEAPSIVRKGVTQVMEGRRIFAEFTVEENLRVGGHTSHGNLEERLDRVFGLFPLLKERRKLVAGYLSGGEQQMLAMGRALMSDPKYLLLDEPSLGLAPLLVQQVRDLIVEINRQGTGILLVEQNAAMALSIADHGYIMETGKIVMDKPASELMQDEDVQEFYLGLRGSGGEHKSFRDVKHYKRRKRWLS
- a CDS encoding DUF1446 domain-containing protein; this encodes MRPIRIANISGMFGDRPSAALEMLQGGDVDVLSGDWLAELTMLIMARTRMRRPDGGYGRTFVAQMEQIMGTVLDREVKVVVNAGGLDPLGCAEAVREVGNRLGLAPTVAAITGDDLSGRLGDLAAAGASFINLDTGEPLDDKTDRILTANAYLGGWGIASALRHGADIVVTGRVTDASLAVGPAAWWHEWARDDWDALAGAVVAGHVIECSMQATGGNFSFFDEVPDLDYPGFPWVEIAADGSSVVGIHEGAGGEVSIPTVTSQLLYEIGSPEYDNADVTARFDSIEIEEIAPNRVRLSGIKGQPPPRTLKVAAAYAGGFRNTMMIGLTGLDAEAKADLFCRQFWRACPWDPEDYEEVRTTLIGRGEQDPSSNAAAVSYLEIAVRDPDEEKVGRSWADTVVHIALGSIPGLFGVWPPRKASPYAIYWPTLIDRDAVTDVVHLGERSFTVPETDPGERFTVTVEAPRLPSPPSGSLVRVPLGRVVGTRSGDKGGSANLGVFTRTDDGYPWLAAFLTIDRLVDLLPDLVEYEIDRYELPRLRALNFVVHGILDEGVGSSLRFDAQAKGLGEYLRAKWIEVPAALTAPQDRNQTDREPGR
- a CDS encoding TetR/AcrR family transcriptional regulator gives rise to the protein MPPNDLRARREDEIARGALKLFLDKGFHATSVREIAAASNLSMGGLYEYIESKGDVLWLVYRHLLTGLEAAVPSSASGEDLEATLAALIAATTEHAAEVQLMYREAGALDPADRERLAVSEREQAGRLAAMVEDGIASGHLAGNDPELVAHLLMFLTAFYPLRRWLLRHRADLDAGTVARSVARIVVHGLRARSGVDSS
- a CDS encoding ATP-grasp domain-containing protein, with amino-acid sequence MMRTLLIANRGEIVARIARTARRLGIIPVGVYSDPDRDSPAPAHLDAAVHLPGATAADTYLDGPALIDAARRLGADAIHPGFGFLAESAAFASSVLDAGLIWVGPSPRSISAMGDKLEATRCAADAGVPVLPSIRLDDAFDLTRVNTEIGFPALVKAAAGGGGKGMRRVECVEELEAAIAAAGGEALRNFGDGTLYLERLVSPARHVEVQVFGDRHGHVIHLFERECSIQRRHQKIIEEAPAPGLDGALRDSLLSAAVSLAESLDYENAGTVEFVVGGGGFAFIEMNTRLQVEHPVTEEITGLDLVEWQLRVARGEPLPATQDQVRHRGHAIEARLYAEDPATGWAPGAGRMVRYRRGPGLARYEESLRSGTVISPYYDPMIAKVISHRATRSDAAAVLASELEAMHLHGPVTNRDFLVATLRHSAFLEGSTTTDFIENHPGLLDAGPDDATRTIHLAAALWARILSNRDGDRHWGLAPAHWRNVAAERPFIIIDGRRVEYVVQEDRLVMAIDGAQDLEATIRDGGVTVVEIDGVSTPCVVHLEGENLWVNSPRGQSLFVEQPRFEAHDPTFVAGGPMSPIPGTVTAVLVSVGDEVDEHSDLVMIEAMKMEHRIRARGPAVVVEVLVAPGDQVDAGTLLVRLEEKE
- a CDS encoding branched-chain amino acid ABC transporter permease: MTQFLQATVAGLSLASIYALLALGFVIIFKSTQVLSFAHPALMIFGAYFVSYFAVTVGINFWLALAIGIFLTALLGAVIERVTLRPLVGKPLFSLAILTIGLDIAIRVVVDDLIGVNLRGVGDPWGFNSIRMGNVVIETRVIAMFVAAVVVAVALLAFFKYSRVGLAMRATAADQEVALAQGINVHQIFALAWILGGALAAIAGMFAASGAAGLSQSNWIVALKALPAIVVGGLDSVHGAIVGALIIGLAEGYSATYQAQYLPWLGSNFSQVVPYLVMLIVLLIKPYGLFGTEEVERV
- a CDS encoding acyl-CoA dehydrogenase, coding for MPFTEDHHHFRRVVREFVEQEINPNVEGWEAEGMMPLHDVFSVMGDLGFLGLEYDPEFGGQGADHFFTVVLSEEFGRADHGSIGMALGVQVAMATPSLHRYGSPALKQRYLAPALRGEMVAAIAVTEPDAGSDVAAIRTRAERFGDEWVINGSKMFITNSLQADWLCLLARTSDESGYQGMSQIIVPTAIEGVEVSRKLDKLGMHASDTAPITFTDARVPVDHTLGIEGMGFQQQMAQFVEERMWAAYSSVGSMERALARTSAYLKQRHVFGKPLSRNRYLTYKLAELAAEVDLLKYYNYACAEAFARGEDTTRFATIAKYKSGRLIREVADWCLQFHGGTGYMEETWTTRFLRDSRLGGIGGGADEVMLDILSRIDGFAG
- a CDS encoding long-chain fatty acid--CoA ligase: MLREVAGAIPDKVALREKELGIWQETTYAGYWDLVSTVGMALWALGVRSGDKVAIHSENRIAWVVTDLAAQGIQAVSVGLYPTNPPTEVEYLLGHSEAKVLIAEDQEQVDKALEVRERLPNLERIVYVEPRGVSTYRDPILLSWEDFLTLGRKQREETPALFDELVDGIDSHSTATIVYTSGTTGPPKGAMLSHDNLLWTARRAERIISGTRPVKDAEFLSYLPLCHVFGRLYDLLGAIAMRATVNFAESIDTLVNDLAEVQPTYFPAPPRIWEKMKAAAEIRMADASFLKRTLYGVFIKAGYRNVDRVMRKGSRGVVGTLTQGLGWLFVFRALRKKLGMGKCRQAISGAAPIAPELLQFFMALGVPIFEGWGMTETTALGTVNPANDVKLGTIGKPLDEIDLKLGDDGEILIRHPGIFQGYFKNPEATEAALEDGWLHTGDVGEWVGDHMRIIDRKKDIIITAGGKNISPSEIENKLKVSPYVKEAMVIGDKRKFISALIGIEFDTVANWAQRKGITFTTYRDLSEKPEVIELIRKEVDRVNRDFARVEQIKKFRLMPKELDHDQGELTATLKVKRKVVEGLFEDLIEEMYT
- a CDS encoding ABC transporter ATP-binding protein, which encodes MTGRLLEVTGLQLSFAGIRALDDIGFSVGDGELFAIIGPNGAGKTSIFNCLNGVYRPQQGSIRLRGTELIGKRPYRIAGLGIARTFQNIELFENLTVLENILLGRHLHVRYGTLSAMAWIGRAQRQEDLHRERAEEIIDFLEIEAYRRSLVGVLPYGVQKRVELGRALAMDPALLLLDEPAAGMNLEETEDMARFILDIQEELGIAMILVEHDMGLVMDIADRIMVLDFGRKIAEGTPAEVQRDPEVIRAYLGEEFERGDLKSAEERSTGGGT